One Cervus canadensis isolate Bull #8, Minnesota chromosome 1, ASM1932006v1, whole genome shotgun sequence genomic window carries:
- the METTL23 gene encoding methyltransferase-like protein 23 isoform X2: MECMFGPVLWSWPSTCGFTEDLCQIGAGVSLPGIVAAKCGAEVTLSDSSELPHCLEICQQSCQMNNLPQVHVVGLTWGHVSRDLLALPPQDIILASDVFFEPEDFEDILTTVYFLMQKNPKVKLWSTYQVRSADWSLEALLYKWDMKCVHIPLESFGADKDDIAESALPGRHTVEMLVISFAKDNLNYT, translated from the exons ATGGAATGTATGTTTGGCCCTGTGCTGTGGTCCTGGCCCAGTACCTGTGGTTTCACAGAGGATCTCTGCCAG ATTGGTGCTGGAGTGAGCCTTCCAGGAATTGTGGCTGCAAAATGTGGTGCTGAAGTTACACTGTCAGACAGTTCAGAGTTGCCTCACTGCCTAGAAATCTGTCAGCAAAGCTGCCAAATGAATAATCTGCCTCAGGTCCATGTTGTAGGACTCACGTGGGGTCATGTATCTCGGGATCTTCTGGCTCTACCACCACAAGACATCATTCTTGCATCTGATGTATTCTTTGAACCAGAAG ACTTTGAGGACATTCTAACTACAGTTTACTTTTTGATGCAGAAGAACCCCAAAGTCAAATTGTGGTCTACTTACCAGGTAAGAAG tgctgACTGGTCACTTGAAGCTTTGCTCTACAAGTGGGACATGAAGTGTGTCCACATTCCTCTGGAATCTTTTGGTGCAGACAAAGATGATATAGCAGAATCTGCCCTTCCAGGAAGACATACTGTTGAAATGCTGGTCATCTCCTTTGCAAAGGACAATCTGAATTACACCTAA
- the SRSF2 gene encoding serine/arginine-rich splicing factor 2, which produces MSYGRPPPDVEGMTSLKVDNLTYRTSPDTLRRVFEKYGRVGDVYIPRDRYTKESRGFAFVRFHDKRDAEDAMDAMDGAVLDGRELRVQMARYGRPPDSHHSRRGPPPRRYGGGGYGRRSRSPRRRRRSRSRSRSRSRSRSRSRYSRSKSRSRTRSRSRSTSKSRSARRSKSKSSSVSRSRSRSRSRSRSRSPPPVSKRESKSRSRSKSPPKSPEEEGAVSS; this is translated from the exons ATGAGTTACGGTCGCCCGCCTCCCGATGTGGAGGGCATGACCTCCCTCAAGGTGGATAACCTAACCTACCGCACCTCGCCCGACACCCTGAGGCGCGTGTTCGAGAAATACGGGCGCGTCGGCGACGTGTACATCCCGCGGGACCGCTACACCAAGGAGTCCCGCGGCTTCGCCTTCGTCCGCTTCCACGACAAGCGCGACGCCGAGGACGCCATGGATGCCATGGACGGAGCCGTACTGGACGGCCGCGAGCTGCGGGTGCAGATGGCGCGCTACGGCCGCCCCCCGGATTCACACCATAGCCGCCGGGGCCCCCCACCCCGCAGGTACGGGGGCGGCGGCTACGGACGTCGGAGCCGCAG CCCTAGGCGGCGTCGCCGCAGCAGATCCCGGAGTCGGAGCCGGTCCAGGTCCCGGAGTCGATCTCGCTACAGCCGCTCCAAGTCCCGGTCCCGCACTCGCTCAAGATCGCGATCCACCTCCAAGTCCAGATCGGCGCGAAGATCCAAGTCCAAGTCCTCGTCGGTCTCCAGATCTCGCTCGCGATCCAGATCCAGGTCTAGGTCCAGGAGTCCTCCACCCGTGTCCAAGAGGGAATCCAAATCCAGGTCGCGATCTAAGAGCCCTCCCAAGTCTCCGGAAGAGGAAGGAGCGGTGTCCTCTTAA
- the METTL23 gene encoding methyltransferase-like protein 23 isoform X1 yields the protein MYVWPCAVVLAQYLWFHRGSLPGKAVLEIGAGVSLPGIVAAKCGAEVTLSDSSELPHCLEICQQSCQMNNLPQVHVVGLTWGHVSRDLLALPPQDIILASDVFFEPEDFEDILTTVYFLMQKNPKVKLWSTYQVRSADWSLEALLYKWDMKCVHIPLESFGADKDDIAESALPGRHTVEMLVISFAKDNLNYT from the exons ATGTATGTTTGGCCCTGTGCTGTGGTCCTGGCCCAGTACCTGTGGTTTCACAGAGGATCTCTGCCAGGCAAGGCTGTCTTAGAG ATTGGTGCTGGAGTGAGCCTTCCAGGAATTGTGGCTGCAAAATGTGGTGCTGAAGTTACACTGTCAGACAGTTCAGAGTTGCCTCACTGCCTAGAAATCTGTCAGCAAAGCTGCCAAATGAATAATCTGCCTCAGGTCCATGTTGTAGGACTCACGTGGGGTCATGTATCTCGGGATCTTCTGGCTCTACCACCACAAGACATCATTCTTGCATCTGATGTATTCTTTGAACCAGAAG ACTTTGAGGACATTCTAACTACAGTTTACTTTTTGATGCAGAAGAACCCCAAAGTCAAATTGTGGTCTACTTACCAGGTAAGAAG tgctgACTGGTCACTTGAAGCTTTGCTCTACAAGTGGGACATGAAGTGTGTCCACATTCCTCTGGAATCTTTTGGTGCAGACAAAGATGATATAGCAGAATCTGCCCTTCCAGGAAGACATACTGTTGAAATGCTGGTCATCTCCTTTGCAAAGGACAATCTGAATTACACCTAA